In Capsicum annuum cultivar UCD-10X-F1 chromosome 7, UCD10Xv1.1, whole genome shotgun sequence, one genomic interval encodes:
- the LOC107856287 gene encoding synaptotagmin-5 isoform X1, translating into MGFVLGVVIGVLVGVCLIVCFVKSENARSKLRSELATTIAAFARMTVEDSRKIFTPEQYPPWVVFSNQQKLNWLNSHLEKIWPYVDEAASEVVRSNVEPILEQYRPMILASLKFSKFTLGTVAPQFTGISILEDGSEGITMELEMNWDGNPSIILDIKTYVGVALPVQVKNIGFTGIFRLIFRPLVDEFPCFGAICYSLRKKKKLDFTLKVIGGDMTAIPGISDAIEGTIRDAIEDSITWPVRKIIPILPGDYSDLELKPTGVLEVKLVQAKELTNKDVIGKSDPFAELYVRPIRDRTKKSKTINNQLNPVWNEHFEFVVEDPLTQHLVIKIYDDEGIQAAELIGCAHVRLNELEPGKVKDVWLKLVKDLEIQRDQKNRGQVHLELFYYPYGMKNEFSNPFAPNVPMTTLEKVLKGGGGGQEAAQNGGEINRRKDVIIRGVLSVTVISADDLAPTDLMGKADPYVVVTMKKTERKNKTRVVPESLNPVWNQTFDFVVEDGLHDMLILEVWDHDTFGKDYMGRCILTLTRVLMEGEYKETFELDEAKSGKLNLHLKWAPQPIYRDS; encoded by the exons ATGGGGTTTGTTTTGGGAGTTGTGATTGGAGTTTTAGTTGGAGTTTGTTTAATTGTTTGCTTTGTTAAATCTGAAAATGCTCGATCTAAACTCCGCTCCGAACTG GCTACTACAATTGCGGCATTTGCTAGAATGACAGTGGAAGATTCCAGAAAGATTTTTACACCAGAGCAATATCCTCCTTGGGTTGTTTTCTCCAATCAGCagaag TTGAATTGGCTTAATTCTCATCTTGAAAAGATCTGGCCTTATGTGGATGAG GCAGCTTCAGAAGTAGTAAGGTCAAATGTGGAGCCAATTTTGGAACAATATAGGCCTAtgattttggcatcattgaaattTTCCAAGTTCACTCTTGGTACTGTTGCTCCTCAATTCACAG GAATTTCTATTCTTGAAGATGGAAGTGAAGGTATTACCATGGAATTAGAGATGAATTGGGATGGGAACCCAAGCATTATCCTTGATATCAAGACATATGTTGGTGTAGCATTACCAGTGCAG GTGAAAAACATCGGGTTTACTGGGATTTTCAGGCTGATCTTCAGGCCGCTTGTCGATGAGTTTCCCTGCTTTGGAGCTATTTGTTATTCTTTAAGGAAAAAG AAGAAGCTGGATTTTACGCTTAAAGTGATTGGTGGTGACATGACAGCAATACCTGGCATTTCTGATGCAATTGag GGCACTATCCGTGATGCAATTGAAGACTCTATCACATGGCCAGTCCGAAAAATTATTCCCATTTTGCCTGGGGATTATAG TGACCTTGAACTGAAGCCTACTGGAGTATTGGAGGTGAAACTTGTTCAAGCAAAGGAGTTAACAAACAAAGACGTCATTGGTAAATCTGATCCTTTTGCTGAGTTATATGTCCGACCTATACGAGATAGAACGAAGAAGAGTAAAACAATT AACAACCAATTGAATCCAGTCTGGAATGAGCATTTCGAGTTTGTAGTTGAAGATCCATTGACACAGCACTTAGTGATAAAGATATACGATGATGAAGGGATTCAGGCAGCTGAACTAATTGGATGCGCGCATGTCCGTTTGAATGAGCTTGAGCCTGGTAAAGTGAAGGATGTTTGGTTGAAGTTGGTAAAAGATTTGGAGATCCAGAGAGACCAAAAGAATAGAGGCCAG GTGCATTTGGAGCTATTTTATTATCCTTATGGCATGAAGAATGAGTTTAGTAACCCTTTTGCCCCTAATGTACCAATGACTACACTGGAGAAGGTTCTTAAAGGCGGAGGAGGAGGACAAGAAGCTGCCCAAAATGGTGGTGAAATCAACAGGCGGAAGGACGTAATAATACGAGGGGTACTTTCTGTAACTGTGATATCAGCTGATGATCTGGCCCCAACTGATCTAATGGGGAAAGCTGATCCGTATGTTGTAGTTACTATGAAGAAAACTGAAAGAAAGAACAAAACCAGG gTTGTACCGGAAAGCTTGAATCCAGTATGGAATCAGACGTTTGATTTTGTTGTTGAGGATGGATTGCATGATATGCTAATTCTAGAAGTGTGGGACCATGACACCTTTGGAAAG
- the LOC107856287 gene encoding synaptotagmin-5 isoform X2 → MTVEDSRKIFTPEQYPPWVVFSNQQKLNWLNSHLEKIWPYVDEAASEVVRSNVEPILEQYRPMILASLKFSKFTLGTVAPQFTGISILEDGSEGITMELEMNWDGNPSIILDIKTYVGVALPVQVKNIGFTGIFRLIFRPLVDEFPCFGAICYSLRKKKKLDFTLKVIGGDMTAIPGISDAIEGTIRDAIEDSITWPVRKIIPILPGDYSDLELKPTGVLEVKLVQAKELTNKDVIGKSDPFAELYVRPIRDRTKKSKTINNQLNPVWNEHFEFVVEDPLTQHLVIKIYDDEGIQAAELIGCAHVRLNELEPGKVKDVWLKLVKDLEIQRDQKNRGQVHLELFYYPYGMKNEFSNPFAPNVPMTTLEKVLKGGGGGQEAAQNGGEINRRKDVIIRGVLSVTVISADDLAPTDLMGKADPYVVVTMKKTERKNKTRVVPESLNPVWNQTFDFVVEDGLHDMLILEVWDHDTFGKDYMGRCILTLTRVLMEGEYKETFELDEAKSGKLNLHLKWAPQPIYRDS, encoded by the exons ATGACAGTGGAAGATTCCAGAAAGATTTTTACACCAGAGCAATATCCTCCTTGGGTTGTTTTCTCCAATCAGCagaag TTGAATTGGCTTAATTCTCATCTTGAAAAGATCTGGCCTTATGTGGATGAG GCAGCTTCAGAAGTAGTAAGGTCAAATGTGGAGCCAATTTTGGAACAATATAGGCCTAtgattttggcatcattgaaattTTCCAAGTTCACTCTTGGTACTGTTGCTCCTCAATTCACAG GAATTTCTATTCTTGAAGATGGAAGTGAAGGTATTACCATGGAATTAGAGATGAATTGGGATGGGAACCCAAGCATTATCCTTGATATCAAGACATATGTTGGTGTAGCATTACCAGTGCAG GTGAAAAACATCGGGTTTACTGGGATTTTCAGGCTGATCTTCAGGCCGCTTGTCGATGAGTTTCCCTGCTTTGGAGCTATTTGTTATTCTTTAAGGAAAAAG AAGAAGCTGGATTTTACGCTTAAAGTGATTGGTGGTGACATGACAGCAATACCTGGCATTTCTGATGCAATTGag GGCACTATCCGTGATGCAATTGAAGACTCTATCACATGGCCAGTCCGAAAAATTATTCCCATTTTGCCTGGGGATTATAG TGACCTTGAACTGAAGCCTACTGGAGTATTGGAGGTGAAACTTGTTCAAGCAAAGGAGTTAACAAACAAAGACGTCATTGGTAAATCTGATCCTTTTGCTGAGTTATATGTCCGACCTATACGAGATAGAACGAAGAAGAGTAAAACAATT AACAACCAATTGAATCCAGTCTGGAATGAGCATTTCGAGTTTGTAGTTGAAGATCCATTGACACAGCACTTAGTGATAAAGATATACGATGATGAAGGGATTCAGGCAGCTGAACTAATTGGATGCGCGCATGTCCGTTTGAATGAGCTTGAGCCTGGTAAAGTGAAGGATGTTTGGTTGAAGTTGGTAAAAGATTTGGAGATCCAGAGAGACCAAAAGAATAGAGGCCAG GTGCATTTGGAGCTATTTTATTATCCTTATGGCATGAAGAATGAGTTTAGTAACCCTTTTGCCCCTAATGTACCAATGACTACACTGGAGAAGGTTCTTAAAGGCGGAGGAGGAGGACAAGAAGCTGCCCAAAATGGTGGTGAAATCAACAGGCGGAAGGACGTAATAATACGAGGGGTACTTTCTGTAACTGTGATATCAGCTGATGATCTGGCCCCAACTGATCTAATGGGGAAAGCTGATCCGTATGTTGTAGTTACTATGAAGAAAACTGAAAGAAAGAACAAAACCAGG gTTGTACCGGAAAGCTTGAATCCAGTATGGAATCAGACGTTTGATTTTGTTGTTGAGGATGGATTGCATGATATGCTAATTCTAGAAGTGTGGGACCATGACACCTTTGGAAAG